The Edwardsiella tarda ATCC 15947 = NBRC 105688 region CAACTTTTTACTCAGGGCTCGCTTGCAGTAGACCACCGCCTGTTCATGCATCCCTAACAGACGAGCGGTAGTGGTGATGTTATTACGGTAATAGAGACTGATGAGTACCGAGGCTTCACGTAGCGTCACGCCCCGCTGATACAACGTCATAAAACCGAAAGCATTCAGACGTTCCCGTAGCGAGCTACGCCCTCCACGAGAGGCGGACACGCCACGCGAATACGGCAAAAAACACAGATCCAACGGGTGAAAACTACGACGCTGGGTATGACGATGAAAGGCATCGTAGCTAAAGGCGTAGGTCCCGGGGAAAAACTGACTGACCAGATGGGTTAAATAGCTTTCCCGTCGATTAATGATAATCACCGGTAGCATGCTGTGCCGACGGATATCATCCATGCCGTGCAATAAGCGTTCACGGCGCCAGTCCGTCATCAACAGCATGCCGGATGATTCGGCGCGATCCACGAATTCAGGCAACAGGGAAAGATCCGTTAGTTGAATAATCGTAGAGTGTGGCTGGTAAATTGCGCAGATTGCCTGGCGTAAAGGCCAACTCTCGATCGCCACGATAATATCCATATCCATTATTATCCTTTCCGTCGTCTGCGCATCGCGGGCGATCGTGCGGCGCTAGAGGTCCACCGCTAGACCTCTCTATCTATTTATCGCTCCGATCAATAATGTCAGTCCACCCCAGCCAACACTCAGCGGGCCCAGTCAAAAACCGACATTCATTTAGAACAGGAAAAATTACCCTGTCATCCAGTACGCGTCTGCCCATCCGGCGAAATAGCAACGATATTTAGGACAAGAAAACAACAAGGCTGACCCTCAACCGGCAACCCCTACAACCCCTACAACCCCTACAACCCCGGGGTGTAAGTTTATTGAGGTTCTTTATGCGAGGGGTGGACTTAAATACTAGCGGTGATATTCCAACCTCATCACGCGGCCGTGGCGTAGCAGATGTCACCTAGACAAAGGCGCCCATTACGAGACAGGCCCTAATTGTGGTAAAATCACGGTACGCTACTGGCAGGAAACCGCACTCATGACCACCCCAAATTTGCAGCGACTGTTAACCCAAGCCGAGCAGCTCTGTCGGCAGAGGAATGTCCGCCTCACGCCACAGCGGATGGAGGTACTACGCCTCATGGCCGCCCAGCAAGGCGCCATCAGCGCCTATGATCTGCTCGATCTGCTGCGTGTCTCCGAACCTCAAGCCAAGCCGCCGACTATTTATCGGGCGCTCGACTTCCTGCTGGAACAAGGCTTCATCCACAAGATCGAATCCACCAATAGCTACGTGATGTGCCACCACCTCGACGAACCGAGCCACATCTCGGCGTTACTCATCTGCCACC contains the following coding sequences:
- the zur gene encoding zinc uptake transcriptional repressor Zur, which encodes MTTPNLQRLLTQAEQLCRQRNVRLTPQRMEVLRLMAAQQGAISAYDLLDLLRVSEPQAKPPTIYRALDFLLEQGFIHKIESTNSYVMCHHLDEPSHISALLICHRCGQVHERPADALQQQLALLAQQAGFSVQHSVIEAHGLCQACAQQPAETEPASH